In one window of Leifsonia sp. NPDC080035 DNA:
- a CDS encoding helix-turn-helix domain-containing protein, translated as MSPQQQVRGNDRVTTNIARTFSEFRTAVSESFVPLHVTSERPDPFWGRIRSASADEVHVSEVSASEHVVERTPELIARADRHYFKLSLMLSGTGILIQDNREALLQPGDLAVYDTHRPYSLVFDDDFRTMVVMFPKHLIDLPPDVVSQLTAVRMNGRQGVGGIIVPFLAQLVGNLDQLSGPTGARLAHSALDLVTTMFANELDVTRGPVDPHHQLMQRIRAYIDANLASTDLGPGQIAAAHFISTRHLHGLFREQGTTVSSWIRSRRLERCRRDLLNPLYGDRPVAAIAARWGFVDAAHFSRVFKAAYAESPSELRSAGR; from the coding sequence ATGTCCCCCCAGCAGCAGGTCCGCGGCAACGACCGCGTGACCACCAATATCGCCCGCACGTTCAGCGAGTTCCGCACCGCGGTCTCGGAGTCCTTCGTGCCGCTTCACGTCACCAGCGAACGTCCCGATCCGTTCTGGGGCCGCATCCGGTCGGCATCGGCGGACGAGGTGCACGTCTCCGAGGTGAGCGCGTCGGAGCACGTCGTCGAGCGCACGCCCGAGCTGATCGCCCGCGCCGACCGGCACTACTTCAAGCTGAGCCTGATGCTCTCCGGCACCGGCATCCTCATTCAGGACAACAGGGAGGCGCTGCTGCAGCCGGGCGACCTCGCCGTGTACGACACGCACCGGCCGTACTCGCTCGTCTTCGACGACGACTTCCGGACGATGGTCGTGATGTTCCCGAAGCACCTCATCGACCTGCCACCGGACGTGGTCTCGCAGCTGACCGCGGTGCGGATGAACGGGCGGCAGGGCGTCGGCGGGATCATCGTGCCGTTCCTCGCCCAGCTCGTCGGCAACCTCGACCAGCTCTCCGGCCCCACCGGCGCGCGGCTCGCGCACAGCGCCCTCGACCTGGTGACCACGATGTTCGCCAACGAACTCGATGTGACCCGGGGACCGGTCGACCCGCACCACCAGTTGATGCAGCGCATCCGCGCCTACATCGACGCGAACCTCGCCTCCACCGACCTGGGCCCCGGCCAGATCGCCGCCGCTCACTTCATCTCCACAAGGCACCTGCACGGGCTGTTCCGCGAGCAGGGCACGACCGTGTCGTCGTGGATCCGCTCGCGCCGCCTGGAGCGCTGCCGCCGCGACCTGCTGAACCCGCTCTACGGCGACCGCCCGGTCGCGGCCATCGCCGCACGCTGGGGCTTCGTGGACGCCGCCCACTTCAGCCGCGTCTTCAAGGCCGCCTACGCCGAGTCGCCCTCCGAGCTGCGCTCCGCCGGCCGCTGA
- a CDS encoding NAD-dependent succinate-semialdehyde dehydrogenase gives MSAPAHDLPAARDLLGAIPTGLFIGGEWQPGSMGSTFPVTDPATGGTLVEIADASPEDGIRALDAAVAAQEAWAATPPRTRGEILRRAFDLLQERRDEFALLMTLEMGKPLAEASGEVTYGGEFLRWFSEEAVRISGRYATSPEGTGRMIVSQHPVGPCFLITPWNFPLAMATRKIAPALAAGCTVVIKPAALTPLTTLAFARLLEEAGLPAGVVNVVTTTGSGKLSAAILSDPRLRKLSFTGSTPVGQRLIEQSAQNVLRTSMELGGNAPFVVFEDADLDKAVDGALAAKFRNIGQACTAANRFIVHEAVADEFARRVTERVKGMRVGHGADEGVAIGPLIDADAVAKAAELVGDAVSRGAAVLTGGEAIPGAGSFFQPTVLSGVAAGSQILREEIFGPVLAIATFADEDEAIRLANDTEYGLVSYVFTRDLARGQRMIERLQTGMMGLNVGVVSNAAAPFGGVKQSGLGREGGFEGIHEYLSTKYTLTPDPFGA, from the coding sequence ATGAGCGCACCTGCGCACGACCTCCCCGCCGCACGCGACCTGCTGGGGGCGATCCCCACCGGGCTGTTCATCGGCGGCGAATGGCAGCCGGGTTCGATGGGCAGCACCTTCCCGGTCACCGATCCCGCCACCGGCGGCACTCTGGTCGAGATCGCGGACGCGTCCCCGGAGGACGGGATCCGGGCGCTGGATGCGGCGGTGGCGGCGCAGGAGGCGTGGGCGGCGACGCCGCCGCGGACGCGGGGCGAGATCCTGCGGAGGGCGTTCGATCTGCTGCAGGAGCGACGGGACGAATTCGCGCTGCTGATGACGCTGGAGATGGGCAAGCCGCTGGCCGAGGCGAGCGGCGAGGTGACCTACGGTGGGGAGTTCCTGCGCTGGTTCTCGGAGGAGGCGGTGCGCATCTCCGGCCGGTACGCGACCAGTCCGGAGGGGACGGGGCGGATGATCGTCTCGCAGCATCCGGTGGGTCCGTGCTTCCTGATCACGCCGTGGAACTTCCCACTGGCGATGGCGACCCGCAAGATCGCCCCGGCCCTCGCGGCCGGCTGCACCGTCGTCATCAAGCCCGCGGCGCTGACGCCGCTGACGACGCTCGCCTTCGCCCGGCTGCTCGAGGAGGCGGGGCTCCCGGCCGGCGTCGTCAACGTGGTCACCACCACCGGGTCCGGGAAGCTCTCGGCCGCCATCCTCAGCGACCCCCGCCTGCGCAAGCTCTCCTTCACCGGCTCGACGCCGGTCGGCCAGCGGCTCATCGAGCAGTCCGCGCAGAACGTGCTGCGGACGTCGATGGAGCTGGGCGGCAACGCTCCGTTCGTGGTGTTCGAGGATGCGGACCTGGACAAGGCCGTCGACGGCGCCCTCGCCGCGAAGTTCCGCAACATCGGCCAGGCCTGCACGGCCGCCAACCGGTTCATCGTGCACGAGGCGGTCGCGGACGAGTTCGCCCGCCGCGTCACCGAGCGGGTGAAGGGGATGCGCGTCGGCCACGGCGCGGACGAGGGGGTGGCGATCGGCCCCCTGATCGATGCCGACGCGGTCGCGAAGGCGGCCGAGCTCGTCGGCGACGCGGTCTCTCGCGGCGCCGCTGTGCTCACCGGCGGCGAGGCGATCCCCGGCGCCGGCAGCTTCTTCCAGCCGACCGTGCTCTCCGGCGTCGCGGCGGGCAGCCAGATCCTGCGCGAGGAGATCTTCGGCCCGGTGCTGGCGATCGCCACCTTCGCGGACGAGGACGAGGCGATCCGGCTGGCGAACGACACGGAGTACGGCCTGGTCTCGTACGTGTTCACGAGGGACCTGGCGCGCGGTCAGCGGATGATCGAGCGGCTGCAGACGGGGATGATGGGGCTGAACGTCGGCGTGGTGTCCAACGCCGCGGCACCGTTCGGGGGCGTGAAGCAGTCCGGCCTCGGCCGGGAGGGCGGCTTCGAGGGCATCCACGAGTACCTCAGCACGAAGTACACCCTCACGCCCGACCCGTTCGGAGCCTGA
- a CDS encoding DUF1905 domain-containing protein, with amino-acid sequence MAGTRYEFETELFRWAARRDLWVFARLPDDVSEDIRLQPHPPAGFGAVKVIVTLGGSRWSTSVFPESADGPYTLAIKGSVRKAEGVGLGDRVRIGIETVL; translated from the coding sequence ATGGCCGGAACCCGCTATGAGTTCGAGACCGAGCTGTTCCGCTGGGCGGCGCGGCGCGACCTGTGGGTGTTCGCGCGCCTGCCCGACGACGTATCGGAGGACATCCGGCTGCAGCCGCATCCGCCGGCCGGCTTCGGCGCGGTGAAGGTGATCGTCACACTCGGCGGGTCCCGGTGGTCGACGTCCGTCTTCCCCGAGAGCGCCGACGGCCCGTACACCCTCGCGATCAAGGGATCGGTGCGGAAGGCGGAGGGCGTCGGCCTCGGCGACCGGGTGCGGATCGGCATCGAGACCGTCCTGTAG